The following are encoded together in the Hippoglossus stenolepis isolate QCI-W04-F060 chromosome 12, HSTE1.2, whole genome shotgun sequence genome:
- the b3gnt2b gene encoding N-acetyllactosaminide beta-1,3-N-acetylglucosaminyltransferase 2: MAVQRRRLKLVVTVMMINLFIFILIFRQSGQDKNGLHKVRMPSGPFWSKLAPVPAYWNRQQQILDFQNNPILASNFNASELPDWLTETSLSTEPCQQNVRVTTQVKDYNSLPDRFKDFLLYMHCRSYPLMVDQPHICEEPPFLLLAIKSQVSHFDRRQAIRQSWGRAGVVANQTVAIVFLLGNATVWDHHPDLSGSLRDESNRHQDIIQWDYRDSFFNLTVKEVLFLEWIQTRCPMARFIFKGDDDVFVNTYRILDFLKGLSEPKARDLFVGDVITEAGPHRDKKVKYFIPESMYIGKYPPYAGGGGYLYSGDVAARLHLVSHRVPLYPIDDVYTGMCLKKLGLGPEKHKGFRTFDIEEKYRANPCAYKSLILVHPRTPQQMIQIWTWLSSPDLNCQ, encoded by the coding sequence ATGGCGGTGCAGCGGAGGAGGCTGAAGCTCGTGGTGACGGTGATGATGATCAACCTCTTCATTTTCATCCTCATTTTCCGACAAAGCGGTCAGGACAAGAACGGGCTCCACAAGGTGCGGATGCCCTCCGGGCCCTTCTGGAGCAAGCTGGCTCCCGTCCCGGCGTACTGGAACCGCCAGCAGCAGATCCTGGACTTCCAGAACAATCCCATCCTGGCGTCTAACTTCAACGCCTCGGAGCTGCCCGATTGGCTCACTGAGACCAGTCTCTCCACTGAACCCTGCCAGCAGAACGTCAGGGTTACCACTCAGGTGAAAGACTACAACTCCCTCCCGGACCGCTTCAAGGACTTCCTGCTCTACATGCACTGTCGCTCCTACCCGCTGATGGTGGACCAGCCTCATATCTGTGAGGAGCCGCCATTCCTGCTCCTAGCTATTAAATCCCAGGTATCGCACTTTGACCGCCGCCAGGCTATCCGTCAATCGTGGGGACGGGCAGGCGTCGTGGCCAATCAGACGGTGGCTATTGTCTTCCTTCTTGGCAACGCCACAGTCTGGGACCACCACCCAGATCTATCCGGCAGCCTGCGGGACGAGAGCAACCGCCACCAGGACATCATCCAGTGGGATTACCGGGATTCGTTCTTTAATTTAACTGTCAAAGAAGTTCTGTTCCTGGAATGGATCCAGACCCGCTGCCCGATGGCTCGCTTCATCTTCAAAGGGGACGACGACGTCTTTGTCAACACCTACCGCATCCTGGATTTCCTCAAGGGCCTCTCGGAGCCCAAAGCCAGGGACCTGTTTGTGGGGGATGTGATTACTGAGGCGGGGCCACACAGAGACAAGAAGGTCAAATACTTCATCCCAGAGAGCATGTACATTGGGAAGTATCCCCCGTACGCAGGAGGAGGTGGGTACCTTTACTCCGGGGACGTGGCTGCCCGGCTGCACCTGGTGTCGCACCGGGTTCCGCTCTACCCAATAGACGATGTCTACACGGGCATGTGTCTTAAAAAATTAGGGCTGGGCCCCGAGAAGCACAAAGGCTTCAGGACCTTTGACATAGAAGAGAAGTACAGGGCGAACCCCTGTGCCTATAAGAGTTTAATCCTTGTTCACCCAAGGACGCCGCAGCAGATGATCCAGATCTGGACCTGGCTCAGTAGCCCGGACCTGAACTGCCAGTGA